In Rattus norvegicus strain BN/NHsdMcwi chromosome 1, GRCr8, whole genome shotgun sequence, a genomic segment contains:
- the Lipj gene encoding tear acid lipase-like protein, with protein sequence MWWLLRTLCFVHVIGSIFCFLNAKPKNPEANMNVSQIISYWGYESEEHEVMTEDGYILLIFRIPHGKNENKSSHNTRRPVVYLHHGLTVSADYWILDPPSNCLAFLLADAGFEVWLGNSRGTNNARKHVRLDPDSKEFWDFSFNEQIEYDLPAIIYFILNETRQTQIYYIGHSQGVYLAYAAFATNPQLAQKIKINFALGPVVITKYLTGVFRTIAYIHPTVIKTMFGEKDIFSKSNANDILRFLCHREQIATACTSLLIVLFGYNPGNLNESRIDVYSEHIPAGTSVRSILHFSQGIRSGLFQAYDWGSESLNVLHYNQSTPPIYNIEDMKVRTAMWSGERDLLGDPKDVKNLAAKTPNLIYHKKIPHYNHMDFILGKDAVVQVYRKIIEFINRDQSE encoded by the exons ATGTGGTGGCTACTGAGAACATTGTGTTTTGTCCATGTGATTGGAagcatattttgttttttgaatgcCAAACCGAAGAATCCTGAAGCCAATATGAATGTT AGTCAGATAATTTCCTACTGGGGCTATGAAAGTGAAGAACACGAGGTTATGACTGAGGATGGCTATATACTCTTAATCTTCCGGATTCCACATGGGAAGAATGAGAACAAGAGCTCACATAACA ctAGGAGGCCAGTCGTGTATTTGCATCATGGATTGACTGTCTCTGCTGATTACTGGATTCTTGACCCTCCCAGCAACTGCCTCGCCTTTCTTCTGGCAGATGCTGGTTTTGAAGTGTGGCTGGGGAACAGCAGGGGCACTAACAATGCCAGGAAACATGTGCGCCTAGACCCAGATTCTAAAGAATTTTGGGATTTTAG TTTTAATGAACAAATAGAATACGACCTCCCAGccatcatttatttcattttgaatgaGACAAGACAAACACAAATTTACTATATTGGCCATTCCCAGGGCGTCTATCTTG cgtATGCAGCATTTGCGACAAACCCACAACTGGCCCAGAAGATCAAAATCAACTTTGCCCTGGGCCCTGTTGTGATCACCAAGTATCTGACAGGTGTCTTTCGCACAATTGCATACATTCACCCAACAGTGATCAAG ACCATGTTTGGTGAAAAGGATATATTCAGCAAATCAAATGCGAATGACATCCTTCGGTTCTTGTGCCATCGGGAACAAATTGCAACAGCTTGTACTAGTCTTCTAATAGTGTTGTTTGGATACAACCCCGGGAACTTAAATGAG agtCGTATTGATGTATATAGTGAACATATTCCAGCAGGAACTTCAGTTCGAAGTATACTTCATTTTTCTCAG GGAATCAGATCAGGCTTATTCCAAGCTTATGACTGGGGCAGTGAATCTCTCAATGTGCTACACTACAATCAG TCTACTCCTCCAATATACAACATAGAGGACATGAAGGTTCGAACTGCTATGTGGAGTGGTGAGAGAGATCTTCTAGGAGATCCAAAAGATGTTAAAAACCTGGCAGCAAAAACTCCCAATCTGATTTACCACAAGAAGATTCCTCACTATAATCATATGGATTTTATACTGGGTAAAGATGCTGTTGTACAAGTGTACAGAAAAATCATTGAATTCATCAATAGAGATCAATCAGAGTGA